The region CTCGGTGCAGTAGAGCAGCAGGACGGAGGTGACGATGTTCATGGCCTGGCAGTATCCGATGCTAGGGTTGCGGTGAGCGTAGGCAGTGAGGACGCGGCGCAGAGCAGCGATGCCCATCTCGTTCTGAAATGCTCTGTGTTCAGGCATCGACCGGTGGAGGTCACGCTCAATCTCCTCTGTAGCCAATGAGCACAGTCCCATGGCCTGCTCCACGAGGTCACCATAGTAGCCAGGGTGGGTCGCCATCTCATTCTGAGCTCCTGGATGGAAAATTTAATTCTTTAAGTTCACTGACCACAGAACAGCAGCCCCAGCTTTGCTTTCAggtgaatgactgaatgaatggatgaatactGACCAGAGAACAGCAGCCACAGCTCTCCTCTCAGGCGCTCTGGAATCCCATTGAGGACAAGTTCTCTGGTTCTGGACGTCCGATACATGCAGACGCCGCGACCAAACTCTGAGAAATGGAGGCTCCACCCTTCCTCcttcattttctccttcatctgCAGGCAATGGGGGCAGTGAAGGATGTGATGcgacagacacagagacagaaagacagacttAATATCTGGTCCTTCGAATGGTCCAAGGACTCAGCATGAAGCTGGGACTTGAACTCACGGCTTTGGGCCCCAGGTCTTCCGGACCGTCCTGGTGgtagagctgcagcagagcctgTCGGGCAGTGGGCAACCCAGGGTGGTAATGACGTCCCCTGTGGACAGACTCACATCCTGCAGTCGAGGAAGAGGGAGCACTGGAGGCAGCCTGAGGACACATCAACAAATCAGAATGAACTGGAAACACTTTATCTGAACATTTGTGACATGAGTGACATACTGAATGACCAATCAGAGACAGCGGGCTGGTGTCCCCCCATGTGTTGTCAGGTGTACGTTGCAGGAAGTCGGAGATGCGCTGGACCAGGAAGTCTCTGTCCTTGAGGTTGGCAAACAGGAAGTTCATTTTGTTCTTGGTACTGATGGAGACAGGACATGGCAAGACACTACTGCTGTCTGCCTTCTCCACGATGGATACCTGAAGAGCAAAGGATCATGGGTAACTTTCTTGTCATGTCCGGTCCGATCTTAAAGTTTTTCTGAGAAAGTAAGCGATCCAAATGTTTCTCATAATGTGGAATCTATGAACACGCCACAAATCTAAATGTTTATCTCCATTCGCACATTATcgacagagcagaaacaggaagtggcctTCCCTCTGAAAAGCACATCTATAGAAGCACTGTGAATCTAGTCCTACATGGGAGCAAAGAGAATGTCAGATTTCAGCCGCCTATCAAACATTACCACTTTTATCAAGTTTCCCAAATTCAGTCCCTGTTGATCTGACACATATCAcactcatttcctgtttcattgtgttattCCTATTGGTTAATGCACCAGATAAAAAATGTGTGCTGCAACCCCtcagacacaacaggaagtccatcacttttactgacattttttggaaatctgtgaaatataatatttatgtgGAAGGAACCAACATCGgaattattttatctttcatgGATTCTGCtcaaaagattttaaaactgatATTTCGATTTGTCTGATGTTTGAACAGCCAGACGTGACTCTTTGATACCTAGCAGAAATAACAGATTATCCGGGAATTATTTCAGGCATATTCGGCATCAGGACTGTTTTGCACACGCTGGAATATATTTGAACACCAAGACCTGGCTGCACACACTGAGACCATAATGTCTGACATTAAGGAATCAATTGATAATGTTACAGTTGGAATCATTCAAGTTTTTCCTAACCAGAAACCCTGAATGATCAGCCAGGTCGACATCGCTCCTGAAAGATTGCAAGACTGCCTTCAGGTCAGGCACCAGAACTCTGTATATGCTGCTGGAGCACAATACAGAGAGTGATAATGGacttcaaatgaagaaaatagaCCAGTTGGACGGAAACCTACCATGGCAGGGAATTCTCAACTGACCCTACCGTGTTAGGTCTCATCTTGTATGAATTCCTGCTAACGTTGTACTTTACCTCTCTCAGCGGGATTATGAGCTGACACAgatcttcctctctgctgttaaAACAGATGTAGTTGTTGGAGATAAACAACTGTCCAACCACGTGCATCTTAGCAAACGGCATCCACAGTGTACAGTCAGTGTGTCCATCCAAACGCTCATCTTGCATCAGTCGAAACGTCATCCGATATCGCTCATTCTTCGCCCGCGCATCAAGGTCCCTGCAGCATCgacacacaggaaacagctgatcaagactcaggtcaaaggtcagtgttagtttgatgttttcctgttttaaagggtttcacacacacacacacacacacacacagtgtgctgGGGTTGTGTTTCAGCCTCAGTCAACCTCAGCCCTGTGAACTTTGTGCCTGATGTCAGGTGCACGGTCAATGAAACCTCTTCAGAGCAGAGACATTCTTCAGGGTCTTGCAGGGCTTGGGCAGTGAGAGGTCTGCGGCAAATGCCTCGTTGTCCAGCAGCTGACGCATGGCGATGCTGGCGAGCTGTTCCATCAACTTGAAGGTGTCATTGATGTTGAGGAACATGGAAAAGAAATGTTCAGTGTGTCGAGTGCTGACACGAACACTCTCTGGAAACACGAGCGTTGCATTCTTCTCCAGCTGGGTCACCTCAGTCCACGGAACGACCAGGGTCACTGAGAGAAAGAGGGCGTATCATCTGCTTAGTGCTTTTAGTAATTACACATATACCCCCGTCTAACTACACATACACCCCGACCTTTACaggtttgttgtattttcaaaaGTTCCTCTTTCCAGTTGATGGCATTTTAAACCATGGCCTGTGGTTGGCCACTCTTACCCTCCTTGCCCAGCAGGAAGGAGTAGAAGCACAGGTGATTGACGGACAGGTAGAGCCACCCTTGCCTGGGGACACGTCCCTTCCAGTAGCTGCAAGAATAATAATTCACCAGCTTCTCCTCTTCAGGCATCCCAAACAGCTTCCTCATCTTTAGCTCTGCCTCCCGGAACTTCCCACagtcctcctcctgctcctccccctgCTTCAGCCGATTCTCCTCCGCAATGATGCCCTGGAGAAAGTGACATCACTCACTGATGGGTTCACAcaggcagaggagacagactAACAAGAAGTGACAGGAGGCGATAGGAAAGGAAAGGATTGAACAGGAAGTGACGTACAGAGATCTTCCCTTTGACAAAGGTGGTGATGTCTTCATCGTTATCAAAGATGGAGATGGTCTGAAGAAGGTTGGACTCCAGCCAATCCCAATGCTCCGTGATCTCCTTCCTGGATGAGCCTGAAGGACACAGCACAAGGTCCAATCCAGTCTAGTACAGCAGAGTCCagttcagtccagtccagtgaGGTGACTTACCACAAGCAATGTTCCAGTAGATCTGAGAGTCTGCAGTCTGGAGCAGGATCCTGTATGGAGCCACTCTGGCACTCGAGTCCAGAACAACATCCAAAGTCCCAACCAGGAGACCTACACATAGACAGACTTTTAAAGCAGGAAGACCAGATCACCTGCACCATGAACCCAGTAATACACCAGAACACTCTGGCGGTCATTGTCCCGTGTCTGTGTCTATATGAGGTCTATATCAGGTCTGGGTGTATTTATGAAGGGCGGTGTATGTGTTATGTTTAGGGTTTGTCAACAAAATCCGACACTAGTGACGTTCAGTGACCCGTGATGAGTTCATGAACCGTGGGACTGTTCTGTGTCTCGTAACTTGGCTGTATCTGTTTTGCCAATTGCCATGGTAACACCTTATAATGACGTTTGATAGGTCAGTCTCCATGACAACTAGCAGACCAGCTTCCCACTGACCGTGTAATGGCTGAAAGGTCAGTGGACTCTGACCACATGACACTGCACTGGTTTCGGGCCATTAGAAccgagtttgtgtgtgtgtgtgtgtgtgtgtgtgttggggggcaGCTGTCCTTGGACTATAGTGGACTGTGGTGCGTCATACAGACCAGGACCGGTGTCCGTTCTCACCGGAGAGGCCTCCCCCACGGCCGTGtcccttcctcctctgcagGACGAAGAACGGGTTGGCCCGCTCCGAGACCCACAGAGCTCCTGCCAGCAGCACCTCCTCCGGCTGGATCCACATCTCTCCTCCACGGGCACACACCGGACTAAACACCGGAATAAACACCGGGACAGATCGGCAGCTCCCCTGGATGCAGAAAACACGAAACTGATGTTGTTTTCACTCGTCAGGTGACTGCACATCACTTCCGGATCCGACCACCTAGGACACGCCCACTATGTACGCAACGTCATGACATCAGAGACCGGAAACAAGTGTTTCCATTTCTAAATAAATGCATGGGCACACGGTGTTTATCTCTGCTCCcacatacttctccttctagatcttagtgctgcattcgacaccatagatcataatattttactacagagactggaacatgaaattggaattaaaggaactgcactaaggtggctcaaatcctacttatcagatagacatcagtttgttcattttaacaacagctcctcctcatgtactgtagtcagtcatggagtcccgcagggttcagtacttggaccaatcctctttacgctttatctgcttcctctaggcaacattatcaggaaacacagcatcaacttccactgctacgcagacgatactcagctgtacctatcaatgaagccaaatgaagtcactcagatagtcagactgcaggcctgttttgaagacataaaagtctggatgactggaaattttttacttctcaactgtgacaaaacagaagttattgtactcggccctaagcacctcagaaaaatactatctaatcatctcatcagtctggacgacatcactttggcttccagctccactgtaagaaaccttggagtaatttttgaccaggacatgtcctttgtccctcacataaaacaagttagtcgggcagctttcttccacctgagaaacattaggaaaatcagaaacatcctttctcaggatgatgcagaaaaactagtccatgcatttgtaacttctaggctggactactgtaactcattgctatctggatgtccaaacaaatctctaaaaggccttcagttaattcagaacgctgctgcacgaatattaacaggaactaggaaaagagatcacatctctcctgttagcttcTTTCAatatataaagctcttaatggccaagctccatcatatctcagagagctcatagttccttactgtcctagcaggccactccactctctagatggaggtttacttgtggttcctagagtctccaacagtaaatctggaggcagatcgttcagttatcaggctcctcttctatggaaccaacttccagtccggggggcggactctttagtaattttcaagaccaggcttaaaactttcctgtatgacacagctgatagttaaaaagttagttagatagttaaaaagttaaagtcctctactctttagctatgctgctgtgggcctaggctgctgggggcaggactgagcttctctctctctctctctctctctcaccctctctccccctctccctctttctctctccctccctctcgctcgctctccttttctccccccttgcatgcactgataagaaccatccttcttaaaaaacacagtttcacccagctctaagcatttatactgcatttactaaccatgttctgccaaagtctctgtctctcccagttcctctcctctctctctgtcctcatcctgcaggtggtgactcatctccatcccatgttcctgcaacacctgctggtcccatatagcatgaattctgtactacagctcaactccatgaacttcatgcagcaacatgttcctgcctacacccccccccaatgcctgtctcactctctctctccctctctctcccactctcaacccaactggtcaaggcagatggccgccccctcccggttctgctcgaggtttctgcctcttaaaggaagtttttccttgccactgtcgccaaatgcttgctcattgggggatctgttgggtctctttaaataattttataaagagtttggtctagacctgctctatatgtaaagtgccttgatgtaactttgttatgatttggcgctatacaaataaatctgatttgatttgatttgctccccacaacaaggaggtcctggttgggttcccagcctggggcctccaaaaacgtcctgtttgggttcactggtgactctgaactgtccgtaggtctgattggttgttggtctgtccagggtgatccCGCCCCTCGTCCAGAGTGAGCTGctattggctccagaaccctcCGTGACTTtcattgtaaatgttttgttttgtgttatctAATAACGTTTTTAAACCTGTCAATGAAtccacttttgtgtgtgtatatatgttgtGTAgccatgtgtgtatctgttgggtatctctaaataattttatagtttggtctagacttgttctatatataaagtgccttgatgtaactttgttatgatttggcgcgatactaataaatcagatttgatttgtgtgtgtgtatctagaTTGTGGGTCTCTGTGTGTATGAACCACAGTCAGTGTTAAAGCCACGGAGACATTTAATGACGTCGTAGCAACACTGAAACACCACACTCATTCTCCATCTTCATCACTGTCAGTACCATGTGACACAGAGGAGGCATGTCACTTCAGATCTAATGATCTAGTGATACATTGATCGATCGGTCAGGTTATAGATTGTAAATGCAGTTAATATCTGATTATTAGAGGCAGAGTATTCAGAAGCTGTTTAATACGCATTAAAGGAACAGTTCCTCACCACGGGGACCTCTGGAGCTGGATCAGATCCAGAGAAGGTGACAAACATGTTTTAGGCTAAAATCTAAATCTGAAGTAATGATGTCACACAACAATGCTACTGAAGACAAATCTCAGTGGACCTCTGTGTCCAGAGACAAAGCAGACACTGGATCCCAGACCTGGTCAAGACCttgggcctcatttataaaactgtgtgCAGGATCGTTACTAAAAGTATACATACGCCCAAAAGCCATGGGTCAGAGTTTGCTTAGGGGTGCACACATTCTCCcgtcaagtgttttttttttacagatcaTAACCTTTGCGTGGAAAGTGACGTACGCCAGTTAAAGGCCCCATTTTGTGCATACacgtttataaatgaggcccctggtCCCTGCATACAAAGGTGGTGACGTCTTCATTGTATTGAAGATGGAGACGGTCTGACCAGACTGATCCCAAACCTGATCCTGGATCTGACCTAGTCCATAACCCATTGACCCTAAGACTGAGACCAGACTGACCAATGGCTGCCAAAGAACTGAACCACTGGGGCCAAGTGGTTCTGAAGTGACCCACCTTTTCTTTGGTTCTCAGACATGGGGTCCAGGACAAGTCCTGAACAGTAGGTTTGCTGTAATGTAGGACTGGTACTTTAAATCTAGTTACTCTTTTTTCTATAGATAAATTTGTATTTCCTACAGGGGGCGGGGCAGGTAACAAGGTGGGGGGCGGTGAGGTTAGCTCAATACTGTTCAATACTGTAAGTCCACATGATTGCTTCCTCCAGAGGATCATGATCAGGGTCCAAGTCCTGTCAGTATTTACAGACAAGTTACAATCCAGGTTCAGGTCTTGAGACTCTGACGTTCTCCACATGAGCCGACGATGTCTTtgccagtcagccaatcaggaagCTGAGTTACAGAAGTCCAGAGATACAACTGAGTGAATCCAGAACATCAAGGAACACTGACAGGAACTCTGGTTTACTTTTTCTGGTTCTGGTTCCATTAGGTTTGGATTGAGTCCTGTTTTCCAGGAACACAACAACCATTTCAAAAGATCAAGAACAGCTTCAGGAACATGTGTAGGAACCAGGAAGTCTTTCTGAAATGGAAAGATCATTTAAAGACACAGGACTCATGAACCTTCCCACATATTCAGGAAAGGTTTTATGAACTTTTTAAAGATTTCAGCAAAGTTTCCAAAATTATTTTAGGCACTCAGGAACAAAACCCAGACATCTTTTaaggggaaacaaacaaacaaaaacaaaaaacacaaccctTGCAGGAATCTAGGATCAATGTCAGGGGCTGAGGGTAGCAGTTAAAGTTAGCAATCTTAAAAAATTTCATGAATAGCATCACTTCTAGTTCTACCACAGGAGCCAAGTCCAGGTTCAGGTAGCTCGGCTGAAATCTTGTTCTCTGGTTTGATTCTTGAAACTGTCCTTTCACTGATTTGACCGGTGACCAGCTCCGGTGTCTCCATTACTGTCTCctcaagggggggggggggggggggggggcaagagtGTCAGAGACCAGGATCCAGACGCTACAGACCATGTTCAGTCTGAAGAAAGTTCAAAAGGAAAatgctcaaaataaaaaataaaaaaagtaaaataactgAAGATGTTTCAGACGCCCCCCAAAAGAAATGCAAGGATGCGGGGTGGAACCAAAAGACCTCAGGACTTGTCATCGTAGAGGTCCAGTGAGGCTTGAATATCTGGCAACTCCATCTCACAAATGATGCTGCGAGGAGACATGGAGTTCCTATTGAAGAAGTGACCGCCGCCTGAAacaacatttcattcattatagacagacagaaagtttgttcagcagcatgatCTGAAACAATCACTCAAATAATCCATAAgaaattaaaagatgaaaaataaaaagtatctCAGGCTTCAGTTCATCAAATGTTGCTTCTTGTGGTCAGCATTAGTTTCTTCAGTATtagttcaaaatattttaaatgatttagtTCATAATGTAAAAGTTTACATAGTAAAATTTGTCAAATGCCAATAGTTTAATCTTACTGGTCACAGCAATGGTTATGTCAGCAGGAGTCCTGGGCGTGGCCTCAGGGTGGGGTGGGCTGAGCGGCTCCAAACTGATGGACGGCTGAATGTTCTCACCAAGTGGAGCCCTCTGACTGCCAGACGCCTGACTGATGCCCAAACGCTCCACATCCAACACCACACTTTCAACGCAGGGAAGACTGGtctgaggacagaggacagacagaggaaggacagaggaattAGTGCTGTCACAAAGAGGTGTCAAACAATATCAGTAAATGTGGGAGGAGACTCACCATAATGCCCAGAGCCTTGAGGATGTTGAGTTTACACATGGGGCAGGTGCAGTGTTCATTCAGCCACGGGTCCACACACACTTTATGGAAGACGTGCCTGCATAGACAGACACTTCACCTGAGACCTTGGATGGATCACATGACCAAAGCAGCCCAGAGACCTGACTGGACCACAGGGATTCTGGTAAATCAGTGTAATGCTGGTTCCATGTTAAGTTTAGATTTACTTTTCATCAGCAACATTTTGGTTCAGCcaaaaatgagatgaaaactaaatcaaaactAAGGCAGGTGAACAGTAACTATGACAAAACTGGTAACGCTTTTATCAACCAATGAAAAATGAGACCAAAATTTTTGCCAGAGCCAAGCTCAAATCAGACGGTCGAGTCAAATCAGGAGACAAATCATTTCActtgaatattttatatttgataaCAAGAATGTCAGACATATTTCCTATGAACAACGCATAAATTATTTAGAGAGAGCAGGTTAACTgttcattgtttattttcttaatgttattgagatactttaaaaaaaaaaaaaagccaagccaggtaaataaaaatgtttgttctcCAAATAACAAGTGAAATCTGTGCGTGTCCATATTGCACATACCAACCTCTCGAGTACAGGGGGTTCTCCAGTGATACCATCCTCAATCCTACAACATTTGGAGTTTACGAGTCTGCACACCATCAATTCCATCAATCATTTAGAAACCTTCTTGAATGCTTTTGCGTCTTAAAGAGGAGTCTCACTTGATGGATGAACACTGCGTCATGCGGCGCAAGATGCCATGCGCGAGATTCACTAACGCCGTTTTTATGGTGTTAATTGGTGCATTTATGACTTATGCCGCCTCACAATGAATGGATTGGCATTGTAAATCGAGGACACCCTGCATTCCATTACAGGTAAAATATAGGATTGATTTAATCTCGTAATAGTGACTACATAAATTCAAGTCAAACTTCAAAGAAATACATTAGTCTatagagcagcacagcagcatagcaGTTAGTGCCGCTGCCCTGCAATGAGaaggtcctttctgtgtggagcttgcatgttctccgcatgcctgggtgggtttcctccaccatccaaagacatcttgttcagattaattggtgactttacACTTTTATCTATCTATtgatatttcttctttttagtCAGCTATAATATTGAGTACAACTAAAACAGTGTAGATGACTAAATACGACTAAAACTAAATCAAACTGAACCTGTTCTGGTTT is a window of Echeneis naucrates chromosome 10, fEcheNa1.1, whole genome shotgun sequence DNA encoding:
- the tbc1d9b gene encoding TBC1 domain family member 9B isoform X2, producing the protein MCSHLTSENNISFVFSASRGAADLSRCLFRCLVRCVPVEERCGSSRRRCCWQELCGSRSGPTRSSSCRGGRDTAVGEASPVRTDTGPGLLVGTLDVVLDSSARVAPYRILLQTADSQIYWNIACGSSRKEITEHWDWLESNLLQTISIFDNDEDITTFVKGKISGIIAEENRLKQGEEQEEDCGKFREAELKMRKLFGMPEEEKLVNYYSCSYWKGRVPRQGWLYLSVNHLCFYSFLLGKEVTLVVPWTEVTQLEKNATLVFPESVRVSTRHTEHFFSMFLNINDTFKLMEQLASIAMRQLLDNEAFAADLSLPKPCKTLKNVSALKRDLDARAKNERYRMTFRLMQDERLDGHTDCTLWMPFAKMHVVGQLFISNNYICFNSREEDLCQLIIPLREVSIVEKADSSSVLPCPVSISTKNKMNFLFANLKDRDFLVQRISDFLQRTPDNTWGDTSPLSLIGHSAASSAPSSSTAGCESVHRGRHYHPGLPTARQALLQLYHQDGPEDLGPKAMKEKMKEEGWSLHFSEFGRGVCMYRTSRTRELVLNGIPERLRGELWLLFSGAQNEMATHPGYYGDLVEQAMGLCSLATEEIERDLHRSMPEHRAFQNEMGIAALRRVLTAYAHRNPSIGYCQAMNIVTSVLLLYCTEEEAFWLLVVLCERMLPDYYNTRVVGALVDQGVFEELTRAFLPLLYEHMQELGVISTISLSWFLTLFLSVMPFDSAVLLVDCFFYEGIKVIFQVALAVLHDNMDALLTCSDEGEAMTILGRYLDNVVNKQTVAPPTPHLHALLTSGEDPPPEVDVFELIRSSYEKFGSLRADVIEQMRFRQRLKVIQSLEDTAKRSVVRAMMTESAFSIKELEDLYCLFKSKHMTGCYWGASSSAVQRHDPSLPYLEQYRIDSAQFSHLYSALAPWTCGGHTPCLSARLFRLLDQNQDGLVNFKEFITGLSGMCHGDMTEKLKLLYKLHLPPALCPEEAESALEATNFFTEDELQGEDAKDGRADSEERKEEKVKDYRYYLRMWAKEKEPKRETIKDLPRMNQEQFIELCKTLYNMFSEEPLEQELYHSIATVASLLLRIGEVGKKFNNGIKKTEPLAPAQTPTPNPQGEDTLGEGWSNERQVCQALADAQLEPGGLQASDEETKDDTSVSSYSVVSTSSLQCEDIADDTVLIGSEQRRSSTLDVDWSITFEQVLASLLTEPPLVDYFERKVDIQSKMAACQAQRAVERQISSASDNELTQNSV
- the tbc1d9b gene encoding TBC1 domain family member 9B isoform X3 is translated as MCSHLTSENNISFVFSASRGAADLSRCLFRCLVRCVPVEERCGSSRRRCCWQELCGSRSGPTRSSSCRGGRDTAVGEASPVRTDTGPGLLVGTLDVVLDSSARVAPYRILLQTADSQIYWNIACGSSRKEITEHWDWLESNLLQTISIFDNDEDITTFVKGKISGIIAEENRLKQGEEQEEDCGKFREAELKMRKLFGMPEEEKLVNYYSCSYWKGRVPRQGWLYLSVNHLCFYSFLLGKEVTLVVPWTEVTQLEKNATLVFPESVRVSTRHTEHFFSMFLNINDTFKLMEQLASIAMRQLLDNEAFAADLSLPKPCKTLKNVSALKRDLDARAKNERYRMTFRLMQDERLDGHTDCTLWMPFAKMHVVGQLFISNNYICFNSREEDLCQLIIPLREVSIVEKADSSSVLPCPVSISTKNKMNFLFANLKDRDFLVQRISDFLQRTPDNTWGDTSPLSLIGHSAASSAPSSSTAGCESVHRGRHYHPGLPTARQALLQLYHQDGPEDLGPKAMKEKMKEEGWSLHFSEFGRGVCMYRTSRTRELVLNGIPERLRGELWLLFSGAQNEMATHPGYYGDLVEQAMGLCSLATEEIERDLHRSMPEHRAFQNEMGIAALRRVLTAYAHRNPSIGYCQAMNIVTSVLLLYCTEEEAFWLLVVLCERMLPDYYNTRVVGALVDQGVFEELTRAFLPLLYEHMQELGVISTISLSWFLTLFLSVMPFDSAVLLVDCFFYEGIKVIFQVALAVLHDNMDALLTCSDEGEAMTILGRYLDNVVNKQTVAPPTPHLHALLTSGEDPPPEVDVFELIRSSYEKFGSLRADVIEQMRFRQRLKVIQSLEDTAKRSVSKHMTGCYWGASSSAVQRHDPSLPYLEQYRIDSAQFSHLYSALAPWTCGGHTPCLSARLFRLLDQNQDGLVNFKEFITGLSGMCHGDMTEKLKLLYKLHLPPALCPEEAESALEATNFFTEDELQESSFLSDLDISGQQELTSGEDAKDGRADSEERKEEKVKDYRYYLRMWAKEKEPKRETIKDLPRMNQEQFIELCKTLYNMFSEEPLEQELYHSIATVASLLLRIGEVGKKFNNGIKKTEPLAPAQTPTPNPQGEDTLGEGWSNERQVCQALADAQLEPGGLQASDEETKDDTSVSSYSVVSTSSLQCEDIADDTVLIGSEQRRSSTLDVDWSITFEQVLASLLTEPPLVDYFERKVDIQSKMAACQAQRAVERQISSASDNELTQNSV
- the tbc1d9b gene encoding TBC1 domain family member 9B isoform X1 is translated as MCSHLTSENNISFVFSASRGAADLSRCLFRCLVRCVPVEERCGSSRRRCCWQELCGSRSGPTRSSSCRGGRDTAVGEASPVRTDTGPGLLVGTLDVVLDSSARVAPYRILLQTADSQIYWNIACGSSRKEITEHWDWLESNLLQTISIFDNDEDITTFVKGKISGIIAEENRLKQGEEQEEDCGKFREAELKMRKLFGMPEEEKLVNYYSCSYWKGRVPRQGWLYLSVNHLCFYSFLLGKEVTLVVPWTEVTQLEKNATLVFPESVRVSTRHTEHFFSMFLNINDTFKLMEQLASIAMRQLLDNEAFAADLSLPKPCKTLKNVSALKRDLDARAKNERYRMTFRLMQDERLDGHTDCTLWMPFAKMHVVGQLFISNNYICFNSREEDLCQLIIPLREVSIVEKADSSSVLPCPVSISTKNKMNFLFANLKDRDFLVQRISDFLQRTPDNTWGDTSPLSLIGHSAASSAPSSSTAGCESVHRGRHYHPGLPTARQALLQLYHQDGPEDLGPKAMKEKMKEEGWSLHFSEFGRGVCMYRTSRTRELVLNGIPERLRGELWLLFSGAQNEMATHPGYYGDLVEQAMGLCSLATEEIERDLHRSMPEHRAFQNEMGIAALRRVLTAYAHRNPSIGYCQAMNIVTSVLLLYCTEEEAFWLLVVLCERMLPDYYNTRVVGALVDQGVFEELTRAFLPLLYEHMQELGVISTISLSWFLTLFLSVMPFDSAVLLVDCFFYEGIKVIFQVALAVLHDNMDALLTCSDEGEAMTILGRYLDNVVNKQTVAPPTPHLHALLTSGEDPPPEVDVFELIRSSYEKFGSLRADVIEQMRFRQRLKVIQSLEDTAKRSVVRAMMTESAFSIKELEDLYCLFKSKHMTGCYWGASSSAVQRHDPSLPYLEQYRIDSAQFSHLYSALAPWTCGGHTPCLSARLFRLLDQNQDGLVNFKEFITGLSGMCHGDMTEKLKLLYKLHLPPALCPEEAESALEATNFFTEDELQESSFLSDLDISGQQELTSGEDAKDGRADSEERKEEKVKDYRYYLRMWAKEKEPKRETIKDLPRMNQEQFIELCKTLYNMFSEEPLEQELYHSIATVASLLLRIGEVGKKFNNGIKKTEPLAPAQTPTPNPQGEDTLGEGWSNERQVCQALADAQLEPGGLQASDEETKDDTSVSSYSVVSTSSLQCEDIADDTVLIGSEQRRSSTLDVDWSITFEQVLASLLTEPPLVDYFERKVDIQSKMAACQAQRAVERQISSASDNELTQNSV
- the tbc1d9b gene encoding TBC1 domain family member 9B isoform X4, encoding MWIQPEEVLLAGALWVSERANPFFVLQRRKGHGRGGGLSGLLVGTLDVVLDSSARVAPYRILLQTADSQIYWNIACGSSRKEITEHWDWLESNLLQTISIFDNDEDITTFVKGKISGIIAEENRLKQGEEQEEDCGKFREAELKMRKLFGMPEEEKLVNYYSCSYWKGRVPRQGWLYLSVNHLCFYSFLLGKEVTLVVPWTEVTQLEKNATLVFPESVRVSTRHTEHFFSMFLNINDTFKLMEQLASIAMRQLLDNEAFAADLSLPKPCKTLKNVSALKRDLDARAKNERYRMTFRLMQDERLDGHTDCTLWMPFAKMHVVGQLFISNNYICFNSREEDLCQLIIPLREVSIVEKADSSSVLPCPVSISTKNKMNFLFANLKDRDFLVQRISDFLQRTPDNTWGDTSPLSLIGHSVCHSCHKCSDKVFPVHSDLLMCPQAASSAPSSSTAGCESVHRGRHYHPGLPTARQALLQLYHQDGPEDLGPKAMKEKMKEEGWSLHFSEFGRGVCMYRTSRTRELVLNGIPERLRGELWLLFSGAQNEMATHPGYYGDLVEQAMGLCSLATEEIERDLHRSMPEHRAFQNEMGIAALRRVLTAYAHRNPSIGYCQAMNIVTSVLLLYCTEEEAFWLLVVLCERMLPDYYNTRVVGALVDQGVFEELTRAFLPLLYEHMQELGVISTISLSWFLTLFLSVMPFDSAVLLVDCFFYEGIKVIFQVALAVLHDNMDALLTCSDEGEAMTILGRYLDNVVNKQTVAPPTPHLHALLTSGEDPPPEVDVFELIRSSYEKFGSLRADVIEQMRFRQRLKVIQSLEDTAKRSVVRAMMTESAFSIKELEDLYCLFKSKHMTGCYWGASSSAVQRHDPSLPYLEQYRIDSAQFSHLYSALAPWTCGGHTPCLSARLFRLLDQNQDGLVNFKEFITGLSGMCHGDMTEKLKLLYKLHLPPALCPEEAESALEATNFFTEDELQESSFLSDLDISGQQELTSGEDAKDGRADSEERKEEKVKDYRYYLRMWAKEKEPKRETIKDLPRMNQEQFIELCKTLYNMFSEEPLEQELYHSIATVASLLLRIGEVGKKFNNGIKKTEPLAPAQTPTPNPQGEDTLGEGWSNERQVCQALADAQLEPGGLQASDEETKDDTSVSSYSVVSTSSLQCEDIADDTVLIGSEQRRSSTLDVDWSITFEQVLASLLTEPPLVDYFERKVDIQSKMAACQAQRAVERQISSASDNELTQNSV